Genomic segment of Nitrospirota bacterium:
AGAAAAACTTGATAAACAGATTCAACGATTACAAGAATCAGGAGACAAAGCTGCTGAGCGTCTGATCCAAATAGAGAAAGCCTGGAAGGAAATATGGCACAGCTGCGGTATAACGCCCTTATCACCCGGAGAGATGAGAGGCTGGATCGAGCGCTGTCAGGAAATTCAGAGAATGCTTAAAGACCAGATGGATAAGATGGAGCAAAAACAAAACCTGGTTGATCAGCGTCAGGGCCTTTTGGTGCTGCTTGTCAGCGAACTGAAAGACATAGGTAAAGACAAAAAATTTCAGAGTGATGATATAGAGCCGACTATTGCCTATGCGGAACAGCTTCTTGAGGAACTGAAAGGAAATAACAATCAAAGGCATTCGCTGGAAAAAGACATTAACAGGATTCAGAGAGATATTGAGCCTGCAAGAAAAGAATTAGAAACCAGTAAAAGTGCAATGGATAGCTGGCATAAAGACTGGAAGGAACCTATGGAAGGTATCGGGCTTCCTGAAGACACCACTCCGGAAGACGCGGTTGAAGCTCTGGAAAACCTGAGGGATTGTCTTGAGCAACTCGGAAAGGCTGAAGAATCTAAACAAAGGATAGATGCTATGGATAAGTTTAAGGATGAGTTTTCCGGAGATGTTCAGGTTCTCGTAGAATCCGTTGCACCGGAGATCAACGATCTGCCTCCGGAGCAGGCAGTGGTCAAGCTTCAGTCCATGCTGAAAGAAGCGAGAGCCCTGGCCACAAAAAGAGATGGTTTCATGGAACGCGTGGAAGCTACTGAAGAAGATATACGCCTGGCTAAAGTAGAGCTTGATCGGGCTATGGAAAAAATTGATGAACTGAAAAAAACTGCACGATGCGAAAATGATGAGCAGTTATATGAGATTGAGAGAAATTTTCGGGAATTAGTTGATTTAAAGGAAAAATTAAGCCAGGTTGAAGAGACGCTTGCCGGCATTGCTGAGGGAGTACCGCTTGAAGAGTTGGACAAACAAAGCCTGGATGTAGATCCTGATGGCCTGCCCGGCAAGATTGATACAATGGAGAGACAGCTTAAGGATGAACTTGACCCGCTGATCCAAAAGCTGTCAGAGGATAAGGGTGAGGCACGCACCATACTGCAACAGATGGACGGCAGCGGAAAGGCTGCTGAAAAAGAGGAGGAGGCCCAACAGGCTCTGACAAAAGTCAGACGCCTCGCCGATAACTATGTTCGTCTCAGAATTGCAGCTCTGGTCCTCAAGAGGGAGGTTGACCGTTACCGGCAGGAGAACCAGGACCCGATCCTGAAAATCGCTGCCCGTTACTTTTCTAAACTGACCCTGAAAGCATTTTCAGGTCTCAGGTCTGATATTGACGATAGCGGCAAGCCGATTCTTGTTGGAGTCTGCCCTGATGGCAGTTTCAAGACTGTTCAGGAAATGAGCTCGGGTACACGGGACCAGCTCTACCTTGCATTGAGACTGGCGACACTTGAGTGGCGGGTTGAAAAGCATGAGCCGATGCCGTTCATTGCAGATGACATCCTTGTCAACTTTGATGACGCCCGAGCCGAGGCAACTCTAAAGGCATTGGCTTCTCTGGCTGAAAAGAATCAGGTGATTCTCTTTACACATCACCGGCAGATTGTTGAGAGTGCCGAAGCGCTTAAACTAAATAATCTCGTATTCATACACCCTCTCAGCAATATAACGAGTTAATGATTTTAAACCTGCATGCGCAGCAGGGGCTGGGTCTCCACGCCCTTCACCCTCATAATCAAGCCGTCAGCGTCTCTACAGACAAGGCATACCCTGATACCCTGTCCATCTCCTCTTTACTCCTTTCCTCCAGATACGGAAAAACCCCTATAACCGGCACGGTAAGCAGTTTTTCCAAAGCCCGGGGGTTTGTATCCTCGGCAATGTCGCCATGAGGTGGATGCGTATGGTTTATTACCACCCCTGCAACGTGGATACCTTCATTTTCGGCAGCCTTTACAGTCAGGAGGGTATGATTTATTACTCCAAGGGTGTTTCCGGCAACAACAATAATAGAGAGGTCGAGCAGTTTGACAAGGTCACTGACCAGGAGGTCCCTGCTCACAGGAACTATTAATCCGCCCACGCCCTCAACCACCATAAAGTCATGATTACGTGCAATCTTCTCAAAAGTGGTCAGTATTACCTCCTTCCTGATTGCCCTGCCTTCAATCTCAGAGGCTACGAGCGGGGCAACAGGAGTCTCAAACCTGTAAGGAGTAATCTCTGACAGAGGGGTATCAGTCTCCGCCATATACTGCAGAAAGGCACCGTCCACAGGCACAAGCCCTTTTTCACCTTCCACCCTGCAGCCTGTCTCAACGGGTTTCATCACGCCAACATTTACCCCCCTCATTTTAAGCGCACGGGTGATTGCAGCAGCTATTATGGTCTTACCAACTCCTGTATCAGTACCTGTTATAAACACACCGCGTTTCATCACTCCATCACTTCCTGCTCTCAAGCGAAAAGACCTGCCCTGTTATCCCCCGGGTCCCTATAAGATAGGCGATGAAATCAACCACATCGTCAGGGTCTGAAAGGTTACCCCTGATACTTGCACGCCTGGCCCCCTCCATTGCCTTTGGTGACTCAAGCCCCATTCCCAGCGGCAGGTATCCCGGTATAACTGCATTGACATTTATGTTGTATTCTGAAAATTCCATTGCAAGGGAAGAGGTGAGTCCCAGGAGTGCTGCCTTTGATGCACTGTATGCCGCCTGTCCCTCTTTCCCTCTCAATCCGGAGTAAGAAGATATATTGACAATATGCCCGCCCCCTGATTTTATCATGATCGGAGCAAAGTTCCTGATACTGTTAAAAACCCCCTTCAGGTTTGTCCTTATCACGTCATCCCAGTCAGACTCGGGATATTTCAGTAACAGCGCATCCCTTGTAATGCCGGCATTATTTACAAGCACTTGAAGTCTTCCCACATCCCTGTCAAGAGCTTCCGCCATCCCCTGCACATCCCTGAAATCTCCGATATCACCCCTCAGGAGGTAAGGGTCATTCTTCAGTACGCCCTCAAGCCTTCCGGCCTCAATTTCTGACCTGAAATAATGGAGAACAACCCTGTAGCCTTTACTGTCAAACCCCTCGGCAAGCCTGCTGCCAAGCCCGCCTGAAGCTCCTGAGATCATAACAACCCGCAATCCCGTGCCTCCTTCAGTCTCTTTATAAGAAGATCCAGATCTTCTTCTGTATGAACTGCGGACACTGTAACCCTCACCCTTGGAGTCCTGACCGTCGGTTGCCTGATTGCAGGTGCATAAATCCCCCGGCTCATCAAAAACTCCGAAAGACCAACGGCTGACCGGTTATCTTTGAGCACAAGAGGCACAATCGGGGTCTGAGACAAGCCTGTATCTACACCAATCGAATGAAGTCCACGGACAAGGCAGTTCCTGTTCTTCCAGAGCCTCTCCACCAGGGAGGGGTCATCAAGAATAATATTGACTGCCTCAATAGAGGCAGCGACGAGATGTGCCGGAAGTGCAGTAGAGTACATAAGCGTCCTTGAAGTGTTTATCAGCCATTCGGTTACAACCCCCGTAGCTGCAACAAAGGCACCACAGGAGCCCACAGCCTTCGAAAGGGTTCCCATCTGTATTATAAAGGGCTCGGGAGAAAGACCGAAGTGACCGAGCGCCCCCTTCCCTCCTCCAAGAACACCCGTGCCATGCGCATCGTCTATATAAAGGATTGCATCATACCTGAAAGCCAATTCCCGCAATTCTCCTAAAGGGGCAATATCTCCATCCATGCTGAAGACAGAGTCTGTGATTATCACTGATTTTCCCTTTCTGTGTCTGTGCAACAGCCCATTGAGGTGCTCCATATCATTATGCCTGTATATAAAGAGACGTGCCCTGCTGAGACGGCACCCATCTATAAGGCTGGCATGATTGAGCTCATCACTGAAGATCGTTGTATTGCCGTCGGATATTGCAGGGATAACTCCGGTGTTTGCCGCATATCCGGAACCGAATATGACGGATGCCTCTGTACCCTTGAGTCTTGATACAAGAGATTCAAGCCTCCGGTGAAGAACTGTTCCACCAGATATGAGTCTCGATGCACCGCTGCCGGTCCCATACTCTTCAACAGCCCGGACAACGGCCTCTCTTATGGAGGGATGATTGCAAAGGCCAAGGTAATCGTTAGAGGAGAAATTAATCAGGGACCCTCTCCCCGTCTTTATTACCCTGCCCTGAGGGGAATACCTGTCGCTTATACTCCTGAAAAGCCCCTCATGTATTAACCCTTCAAGCCTTTTTTCAAACACGGGATATTTTACCAGAAGGGAACACAGTATTGTTGGGTATTACTGACCTCAGAGGATAAAGCACACGTCCTGGCGTCACGCATCACAGGCAAGATTGCAGACAGGAACCCTGTCATCTCTCCATCGCTATTTTTGATACAACGGGCAAATATGCTATACTTTATGAAAATTATGATATAATGGTCTATAGTTATGTATCCTCAGAACCTGCTCAGGAAACAGGTAGTTAATGAGAGGAAGAAGCAGTCGATAGTCTGCTTTACCGTCCTGCTGATGTTTATCTTTTATCTGGCCTGGGTACTCTTGTTTGATGAAAATGGGGTTGTAAAGTTTTTTGAACTCAAGGCAAGACGCACAACGGTAATCGGCGAGGTTGCGGAGCTGCAGAAGGAGAATGTAAAGCTGAATGAGGAGATAACGTTGCTGAAAGAAAACCCCTTCTACATAGAAAAACACGCCCGTGAAGATATGAATCTCTCCAGACCTGATGAGTATATTTTCATTTTTGATAAATAACCCCCGTATGGAGGCAGTATGGGAAAAAAGAAGTCTGTTCTTATTGTAGATGACTCTCTCACTGTCAGGAGGTTGGTGGAAGTGGTTCTGTCAAGGGAAGGCTATGAGGTTTATACCGCCCCTGATGGTGACGAAGGACTTGAAATCGCAAGAAAGGTCATACCTTCAATAATACTCGTTGATTTTGTAATGCCGAGGATGAACGGGTATAAACTCTGTAAACTTATACGTTCCGACCGCAAGCTGAAGGATATCCCCCTGATACTGATAACCTCCAAGGGGGAGGATGTAGGGCAGTCCTTTGAAGAGAAATTCTGTGTCCTCCATTATTTTCAGAAGCCCTTTGAACCCGACGAGCTTATAGAAAAGATAAACGAGGTTCTGGGTGTTCAGGAAGGGGCTCCGGATAAAACGGTTATATCTGCACCATTGGATACAGAGGGGGAATTAATTGAAGGCATAGACAAACTGTTACGTTATTATTTCGAGAAAGAATTCAGGGTTATGCTCAAAACCCTTATGGTTGAAGTCCTCAAGGAGACCGAGGTTGCCCGTTCTACCGGACTGATAATCTCAGGTGAGCTGAGGTATCTTACAGTTGCAGATGTCCTGCAATTCATAGGAATGCTGAATCTATCAGGCAGACTCTCGGTAGTCTCATCGAATCTCAACTCCGAGATATACCTGGAAAGGGGACAGATTGTCTTCTCCACCATAAGCAAACCCGGCTACAGGACATTTCTTACAGACCTTCTCGTTGAAGAAAAAAAACTAAAAAAGAAAGATTTAAAAAACATTGTCGCGGAGGCAAAAAAACTGAACCTGCCGGTGGGAAGGGTACTCGTCCAGAAAGGCTCTATTACAGACGATGAACTTATGGGCTACCTGAAACGCCTGACTGAAGACGCAATATTTCATACGCTCGCAGCGACTTCCGGCCACTTCTATCTCGAAGAGACACCCCTGCCCCTGAACATGAGTGACATAAAATTCAGGCTGTCAACGAGTGCAACCATTCTTGATGGACTCAGAAAACTGGATGAAAGCAGGCTTGCTGCGGAGATATTCAGAAGTGACGATATGATCCCCCTGAGATTAATAACCAATGAGGACGCACTTGAGGGCATTACCCTTGAGGATAAGGAACTCAGGATATTCTCACTCATTGATGGTAAAACGAGATTGAAGGATATTATAATTAAAAGCAAGATTGACGAACTGGAGGCAAAGAGGATTTGTTATTCCCTGCAAAAGATTGGGCTATTAAAGATAAAGGATGAGAGGAGGTGAGCTTAGATGGCAAGGATTCTCGTAGCAGAAGACAGTATTACCGACCTTCAGTTTATAAAAAATGCCTTGAAGGAGACCGGTTATGAGATACTGACTGCATCAAACGGAGATGAGGCCGAACAAAAGGTGAGGTCGGAAGTGGTGGATCTGATAATACTTGATGTGGTTATGCCTAAAAAGAATGGCTTCCAGGTATGCAGGTCTCTTAAAAGAGATGAAAAATACAGACACATCCCTATTATTCTGATTACATCCAAGACACAGGACAGTGACAGGTTCTGGGGATTAAAG
This window contains:
- the bioF gene encoding 8-amino-7-oxononanoate synthase — protein: MFEKRLEGLIHEGLFRSISDRYSPQGRVIKTGRGSLINFSSNDYLGLCNHPSIREAVVRAVEEYGTGSGASRLISGGTVLHRRLESLVSRLKGTEASVIFGSGYAANTGVIPAISDGNTTIFSDELNHASLIDGCRLSRARLFIYRHNDMEHLNGLLHRHRKGKSVIITDSVFSMDGDIAPLGELRELAFRYDAILYIDDAHGTGVLGGGKGALGHFGLSPEPFIIQMGTLSKAVGSCGAFVAATGVVTEWLINTSRTLMYSTALPAHLVAASIEAVNIILDDPSLVERLWKNRNCLVRGLHSIGVDTGLSQTPIVPLVLKDNRSAVGLSEFLMSRGIYAPAIRQPTVRTPRVRVTVSAVHTEEDLDLLIKRLKEARDCGLL
- a CDS encoding septum formation initiator family protein — encoded protein: MYPQNLLRKQVVNERKKQSIVCFTVLLMFIFYLAWVLLFDENGVVKFFELKARRTTVIGEVAELQKENVKLNEEITLLKENPFYIEKHAREDMNLSRPDEYIFIFDK
- a CDS encoding response regulator; this translates as MARILVAEDSITDLQFIKNALKETGYEILTASNGDEAEQKVRSEVVDLIILDVVMPKKNGFQVCRSLKRDEKYRHIPIILITSKTQDSDRFWGLKQGADEYVTKPFEPTDLLEAVKKHLMSR
- a CDS encoding response regulator, which produces MGKKKSVLIVDDSLTVRRLVEVVLSREGYEVYTAPDGDEGLEIARKVIPSIILVDFVMPRMNGYKLCKLIRSDRKLKDIPLILITSKGEDVGQSFEEKFCVLHYFQKPFEPDELIEKINEVLGVQEGAPDKTVISAPLDTEGELIEGIDKLLRYYFEKEFRVMLKTLMVEVLKETEVARSTGLIISGELRYLTVADVLQFIGMLNLSGRLSVVSSNLNSEIYLERGQIVFSTISKPGYRTFLTDLLVEEKKLKKKDLKNIVAEAKKLNLPVGRVLVQKGSITDDELMGYLKRLTEDAIFHTLAATSGHFYLEETPLPLNMSDIKFRLSTSATILDGLRKLDESRLAAEIFRSDDMIPLRLITNEDALEGITLEDKELRIFSLIDGKTRLKDIIIKSKIDELEAKRICYSLQKIGLLKIKDERR
- the bioD gene encoding dethiobiotin synthase; translation: MKRGVFITGTDTGVGKTIIAAAITRALKMRGVNVGVMKPVETGCRVEGEKGLVPVDGAFLQYMAETDTPLSEITPYRFETPVAPLVASEIEGRAIRKEVILTTFEKIARNHDFMVVEGVGGLIVPVSRDLLVSDLVKLLDLSIIVVAGNTLGVINHTLLTVKAAENEGIHVAGVVINHTHPPHGDIAEDTNPRALEKLLTVPVIGVFPYLEERSKEEMDRVSGYALSVETLTA
- a CDS encoding SDR family NAD(P)-dependent oxidoreductase yields the protein MISGASGGLGSRLAEGFDSKGYRVVLHYFRSEIEAGRLEGVLKNDPYLLRGDIGDFRDVQGMAEALDRDVGRLQVLVNNAGITRDALLLKYPESDWDDVIRTNLKGVFNSIRNFAPIMIKSGGGHIVNISSYSGLRGKEGQAAYSASKAALLGLTSSLAMEFSEYNINVNAVIPGYLPLGMGLESPKAMEGARRASIRGNLSDPDDVVDFIAYLIGTRGITGQVFSLESRK